The bacterium genome window below encodes:
- a CDS encoding phosphoglycerate kinase translates to MEIKTIEEQNYSGKKVFLRVDFNVPIENGRITDDTRITASLPTINYLLSQGAILIISSHLGRPKGKVVPEMSLRPVAERLSELLNKEVKFVPDCVGDEVKKVVENLKKGDVLLLENLRFHKEEEEGNDEFAKQLASLADAYVNDAFAACHREHASIYQITKYCKDTAAGFLIKKEVDALSKLLSNPEKPFLLIIGGAKVVDKIGMIKNLIDKVDTLITGGVMAYTFIKAKHWEIGSSKVDEEAIPLAKEIIKEVNKRHLEFHTPLDHIIVNKISPDAEVLITERGTIPQGWIGVDIGPQAIEEYTDCVNRAKTIFWNGPMGIFEIDKFAKGTIEIAKAVANSNAFSVIGGGDSIAAVNKAGVADKISHISTGGGASLEFLEKGTLPGIDVLKK, encoded by the coding sequence ATGGAAATTAAGACGATAGAAGAACAAAATTATAGCGGTAAAAAAGTTTTTTTGAGAGTTGATTTTAATGTACCTATTGAAAATGGCAGGATAACTGATGATACAAGAATAACTGCCTCATTACCTACAATAAATTATCTTCTTTCACAGGGTGCTATTTTAATTATATCTTCTCATTTGGGCAGACCAAAAGGAAAAGTTGTTCCTGAAATGAGTTTAAGGCCTGTTGCAGAAAGATTAAGTGAATTACTAAATAAAGAAGTTAAATTTGTTCCTGATTGTGTTGGTGATGAAGTAAAAAAAGTAGTTGAAAATTTAAAAAAAGGAGATGTATTACTTTTAGAAAATTTAAGATTTCACAAAGAAGAAGAAGAAGGAAATGATGAATTTGCAAAACAACTTGCTTCACTTGCTGATGCATATGTTAATGATGCTTTCGCTGCCTGTCATAGAGAGCATGCTTCAATTTATCAGATAACAAAGTATTGTAAAGACACTGCTGCTGGTTTTCTAATTAAAAAGGAGGTTGATGCCTTATCAAAACTTTTATCAAATCCCGAAAAGCCCTTTCTTTTAATTATTGGGGGAGCAAAAGTTGTTGATAAAATAGGAATGATAAAAAATTTGATTGATAAAGTTGACACTCTAATTACAGGTGGAGTTATGGCTTATACATTTATAAAGGCAAAACACTGGGAAATAGGTAGTTCAAAAGTTGATGAAGAAGCAATACCTCTTGCAAAAGAAATTATAAAAGAAGTAAATAAAAGGCACTTGGAGTTTCATACTCCACTTGACCATATTATTGTAAATAAAATTTCTCCTGATGCAGAAGTGTTAATTACCGAAAGAGGAACTATTCCTCAGGGATGGATTGGAGTTGATATAGGACCACAGGCAATTGAAGAATATACTGATTGTGTCAATAGGGCAAAAACAATTTTCTGGAATGGACCTATGGGAATATTTGAAATTGATAAATTTGCAAAAGGGACAATTGAAATAGCAAAAGCAGTGGCAAATTCAAATGCATTTTCTGTTATAGGAGGAGGGGATTCAATTGCTGCTGTTAATAAGGCAGGTGTTGCAGATAAGATTTCTCATATTTCTACCGGTGGTGGTGCTTCTCTTGAATTTTTAGAAAAAGGTACTCTCCCTGGAATTGATGTATTAAAAAAATAG
- the secG gene encoding preprotein translocase subunit SecG, which translates to MYTFLLVFHIIVCLLLMFFVLIQSGKGSSMANIFGGGGMETVFGAETPTILNRITTILAIIFIVSSLILAVTPGKLTNKSILKQQVEKTENKIPPASQ; encoded by the coding sequence ATGTACACTTTTCTTTTAGTTTTTCATATTATTGTCTGTCTTCTTTTAATGTTTTTTGTTTTGATACAAAGTGGCAAAGGTTCTTCTATGGCTAATATTTTTGGTGGTGGAGGAATGGAAACTGTTTTTGGGGCAGAGACGCCTACTATTTTAAATAGAATTACAACTATTTTAGCAATAATTTTTATTGTCTCTTCCTTAATTCTTGCTGTTACTCCGGGCAAATTAACAAATAAAAGTATATTAAAGCAACAGGTAGAAAAAACAGAGAATAAAATCCCTCCTGCCAGCCAATAA
- a CDS encoding metallophosphoesterase family protein: MERVITLPDKGKCVFVGDTHGDIIASKVILKNFLYKNNYYVVFLGDYVDRGKRSKENIDYLLEKREKYDNLILLAGNHEVYPICECSPSNFWEALSPEEFNHYKEIFLKLPWCVTGNNLIGVHAAIPDVEKLLDIENIEVGGKKWFIMLWGDFVEKKGELLGSFLGRPKLGKDYFEKVMGKLKKNVLIRSHDPKAKEVMFDKRCLTIFTSSEYGVERKIAIVDLEKDIKNVDDIELVSLDLPDLNGI; the protein is encoded by the coding sequence ATGGAAAGAGTAATTACCTTACCTGACAAAGGAAAATGTGTTTTTGTTGGTGATACTCATGGCGATATTATTGCATCAAAAGTTATTTTAAAAAATTTTCTCTATAAAAATAACTATTATGTTGTTTTCCTTGGTGATTATGTTGATAGAGGAAAAAGGTCAAAAGAAAATATTGATTATTTGTTAGAAAAAAGAGAAAAATATGATAATTTAATTTTGCTTGCTGGAAATCATGAGGTGTATCCTATTTGTGAGTGCTCTCCTTCTAATTTCTGGGAGGCACTTTCACCAGAAGAATTTAATCATTATAAAGAGATATTTCTCAAATTACCGTGGTGTGTTACAGGTAATAATTTAATTGGAGTTCATGCAGCAATTCCAGATGTTGAAAAATTATTAGATATTGAGAATATTGAAGTTGGAGGAAAAAAATGGTTTATAATGTTATGGGGAGATTTTGTTGAAAAAAAAGGAGAATTGCTGGGTAGTTTTTTAGGAAGACCTAAACTTGGTAAGGATTATTTTGAAAAAGTTATGGGCAAATTAAAAAAGAATGTTTTAATAAGAAGTCATGACCCTAAGGCAAAAGAAGTTATGTTTGATAAAAGGTGTTTAACAATTTTTACATCTTCTGAATATGGTGTTGAAAGGAAAATAGCAATTGTTGACCTTGAAAAAGATATAAAAAATGTTGATGATATTGAATTAGTTTCTCTGGACTTACCTGATTTAAATGGGATATAA
- the tpiA gene encoding triose-phosphate isomerase, which yields MRKTLIAGNWKMNKTPSESIEFVTNLIKNIGNYNDREILICPPFTSLYPISDIIRNSSLLLGAQNVFYEEKGAFTGEISPLMLKDIGVEYVICGHSERRNIFGEIDEIINKKVKKVIQYKLKPILCIGEKLEERESNKTFDIIKKQLEKCLSDFEYIEQLTIAYEPVWAIGTGKNATPQQAEEVHTFIRKWIGENYNQEIADLIRVIYGGSVSPDNIDDLMKEKDIDGVLVGGASLDIDKFLRIINYKV from the coding sequence ATGAGAAAAACATTAATAGCAGGAAATTGGAAAATGAATAAAACACCTTCTGAATCAATTGAATTTGTGACGAATTTAATTAAGAATATTGGAAATTATAATGATAGAGAAATTCTTATTTGTCCTCCTTTTACATCTCTATATCCCATTTCTGATATTATTAGAAATTCCTCATTACTTTTAGGGGCTCAGAATGTTTTTTATGAAGAGAAAGGTGCTTTTACAGGAGAAATTTCTCCTTTGATGCTGAAAGATATAGGTGTTGAGTATGTTATTTGTGGACATTCAGAAAGGAGAAATATTTTTGGTGAAATAGATGAAATTATAAATAAAAAAGTTAAAAAAGTTATTCAATATAAACTAAAACCAATTCTGTGTATTGGTGAAAAATTAGAAGAAAGAGAAAGCAATAAAACATTTGATATTATTAAAAAACAACTGGAAAAATGTCTATCTGATTTTGAATATATTGAACAACTGACAATCGCATATGAACCTGTCTGGGCAATTGGAACTGGGAAAAATGCAACTCCACAACAAGCAGAAGAAGTTCATACTTTTATAAGAAAATGGATTGGAGAAAATTATAATCAGGAAATTGCAGATTTAATAAGAGTTATTTATGGAGGGAGTGTAAGTCCTGATAATATAGATGATTTAATGAAGGAAAAAGATATTGACGGTGTTTTGGTTGGTGGAGCAAGTTTAGATATTGATAAATTTTTAAGAATTATTAATTATAAAGTATAA